Proteins co-encoded in one Arachis hypogaea cultivar Tifrunner chromosome 11, arahy.Tifrunner.gnm2.J5K5, whole genome shotgun sequence genomic window:
- the LOC112721760 gene encoding uncharacterized protein produces the protein MCESFNAKVVKYRCKPILTMCEELQCYVMRRMVQHKKLLGTHEGKLAPVQEKRLQRLIKPSNKWTAEWIGDNERKRFEVTYKGSKVDVDLIKHSCSCNKWQLTGIPCIHAIAAIKKRHDKPDDYVHPWLCMESIRKTYEHFIQPVTSEEYWTRSEFTKPAPPVLKRPIERPKVHNRQKDPAEAVINGDKLKRSFYVTCSKCGERGHNYKTCKGAPSNPN, from the exons ATGTGCGAGTCGTTTAACGCAAAGGTGGTGAAGTACAGATGCAAGCCCATACTCACAATGTGCGAGGAATTACAGTGCTATGTGATGCGGCGAATGGTTCAACACAAGAAACTTCTGGGGACTCATGAAGGAAAACTGGCGCCAGTGCAAGAGAAAAGGCTACAGAGGCTTATCAAACCAAGCAACAAATGGACAGCAGAGTGGATTGGTGATAACGAGCGCAAACGGTTTGAAGTCACTTACAAGGGATCCAAAGTTGATGTGGATCTGATCAAACACAGTTGCTCGTGTAACAAATGGCAACTCACTG GGATACCATGCATTCATGCTATAGCAGCAATAAAAAAACGGCATGATAAGCCCGATGATTATGTCCATCCATGGCTATGTATGGAGTCCATTAGAAAGACATACGAGCACTTCATCCAGCCAGTAACTAGTGAGGAATACTGGACAAGGTCTGAGTTTACTAAGCCTGCTCCACCTGTGTTAAAAAGGCCAATTGAACGTCCCAAGGTGCATAACAGACAGAAAGATCCAGCTGAGGCTGTTATTAATGGTGACAAGTTGAAGAGGAGTTTCTATGTCACATGTAGCAAGTGTGGTGAGAGAGGACACAACTACAAGACGTGCAAAGGGGCCCCATCCAACCCAAACTAG